One Alphaproteobacteria bacterium genomic window carries:
- the mraY gene encoding phospho-N-acetylmuramoyl-pentapeptide-transferase, with product MLYNLLITKVDILHLFYNPFLRGFCAFISSFLFSMILGEPIIQWLKSKQKQGQPIRNDGPEAHLTKKGTPTMGGILILLTFIFSTFLWANLSHIYIWLTVLIGLGFGFIGFMDDYKKLTKQSSYGIPGKVRLGLEIILSAVIIFLILNEIASETRHTLSLPFIKDFVINLGWFFIPLAIFIVVGSANAVNLTDGLDGLAAGPIIIALISFIIIITTSGIVFTDKILTIETTEKNIELIVLCCALIGSVFGFLWFNAPPAMVFMGDTGSLSLGAILGTLSIITKHELVWAIMGGLFVIETFSVIIQVLYFKRTQRRVFLMAPLHHHFEKRGWPETKVVIRFWVIAFLFASLSLISLVVRL from the coding sequence ATGTTATATAATTTGCTTATCACTAAAGTGGATATACTGCATTTATTTTACAATCCATTCCTACGTGGTTTTTGTGCTTTTATAAGTAGTTTTTTATTTTCCATGATATTAGGTGAACCAATTATTCAATGGTTAAAAAGTAAACAAAAGCAAGGCCAACCTATAAGAAATGATGGACCAGAAGCCCATCTTACCAAAAAAGGGACACCAACTATGGGTGGGATTCTTATTTTACTTACTTTTATTTTCAGTACATTTTTATGGGCGAATTTAAGTCATATTTATATATGGTTGACTGTACTTATAGGTTTGGGATTTGGATTTATTGGTTTTATGGATGATTACAAAAAGTTAACAAAGCAAAGTAGTTATGGCATACCAGGGAAAGTTCGCTTAGGATTAGAAATAATATTATCTGCGGTAATCATTTTTTTAATTTTAAATGAAATAGCATCTGAAACGCGCCATACTCTATCCTTGCCCTTTATAAAAGATTTTGTAATTAATCTAGGATGGTTTTTTATACCATTAGCAATTTTCATTGTGGTTGGTTCTGCTAATGCTGTTAATTTAACTGATGGGCTCGATGGGTTAGCCGCGGGTCCAATCATTATAGCTTTGATATCTTTTATTATTATCATCACAACAAGTGGTATAGTATTTACGGATAAAATTTTAACAATAGAAACAACAGAAAAAAATATAGAATTAATTGTTTTATGTTGTGCGCTTATAGGTTCAGTTTTTGGATTCTTATGGTTCAACGCACCACCTGCCATGGTTTTTATGGGTGATACAGGTTCTCTGTCGTTAGGTGCTATTCTTGGTACACTTAGTATTATAACTAAACATGAATTAGTGTGGGCAATTATGGGTGGATTATTTGTGATTGAAACTTTTTCGGTGATCATTCAAGTCTTATATTTCAAACGCACCCAAAGAAGAGTTTTTTTAATGGCACCTTTACATCATCATTTTGAAAAAAGAGGTTGGCCTGAAACAAAGGTTGTTATCCGATTTTGGGTCATAGCTTTTTTATTTGCTAGTTTAAGTTTAATTTCATTGGTTGTACGCTTATAA
- a CDS encoding UDP-N-acetylmuramoylalanyl-D-glutamyl-2,6-diaminopimelate--D-alanyl-D-alanine ligase, with protein MSHDILWTSQDIKKIVHGHIESQWNITGISIDSRTTKPGDLFIALKGPTHDGHDFVSLALQNGACAALVEHNLNHINKDHLLVVDDTFKALHELGKAGRARSHATIFGVTGSVGKTSTKEALRHCLSVQAETYANMASYNNHWGVPYSLASMPISARYGIFEMGMNHSGEISVLTKLVLPHISIITTIEAVHLEFFKSKDDIASAKAEIFDGMNKDGIILLNKDNLYYDFLVQKAKFKNIQHIFSFGTKEHTDIRLLSYETSNNQNVVKADILGQILTYNLNMTGNHWIINSLAVLGAIKLANGDINLAAQTLASFESLKGRGQRIKILLTQGSFEIIDESYNASPIAMKAALGTLGKNKNSNHRLIAVLGDMLELGETGPQLHKDLLDPILDEKIDLVFACGPLMENLYQKLPLSLQGGYSKDSKNLIPDLIKNIQSDDIILIKGSLGSKMAPIVQALKELGKGL; from the coding sequence ATGTCACATGATATTCTTTGGACCAGTCAAGATATCAAAAAAATAGTTCATGGCCATATAGAAAGCCAATGGAATATAACAGGTATTTCTATAGATAGCCGTACCACAAAACCTGGCGATCTATTTATTGCACTTAAAGGCCCAACCCATGATGGGCATGATTTTGTTTCTTTAGCATTACAGAATGGTGCGTGTGCAGCTCTTGTTGAGCATAATCTTAATCATATAAATAAAGATCATTTATTAGTTGTCGATGATACATTTAAAGCTTTACATGAATTAGGTAAAGCAGGACGCGCACGTTCTCATGCAACTATTTTTGGTGTAACTGGAAGTGTTGGTAAAACAAGCACTAAAGAGGCATTACGACATTGTCTTAGTGTTCAGGCAGAAACTTATGCAAATATGGCAAGCTATAATAACCATTGGGGAGTACCATATAGCCTTGCATCCATGCCCATATCTGCCCGATATGGTATTTTTGAAATGGGTATGAACCATTCAGGTGAAATTAGCGTTTTAACTAAGTTAGTTTTACCCCATATTTCTATCATTACCACTATAGAGGCAGTTCATTTAGAGTTTTTCAAATCAAAAGATGATATAGCATCAGCTAAAGCAGAAATCTTTGATGGGATGAATAAAGATGGTATTATTTTATTGAACAAAGATAATCTGTATTATGATTTTCTAGTACAAAAAGCAAAATTTAAAAATATTCAACATATCTTTTCTTTTGGTACAAAAGAACATACAGATATACGTCTTCTTTCCTATGAAACCAGTAACAACCAAAATGTAGTTAAAGCAGATATTCTAGGTCAAATATTAACCTATAATTTAAATATGACCGGTAACCATTGGATTATTAATAGTCTTGCGGTATTGGGTGCTATTAAACTCGCTAATGGTGATATCAATCTTGCCGCACAAACACTTGCTAGTTTTGAATCTCTTAAGGGGCGCGGACAACGAATAAAAATTTTATTAACTCAGGGGAGCTTCGAAATTATTGATGAAAGTTATAATGCCAGTCCAATTGCAATGAAAGCTGCCCTTGGGACATTAGGTAAAAATAAAAATAGCAACCATCGTCTTATTGCTGTTTTAGGTGATATGCTTGAACTTGGGGAAACAGGTCCCCAATTACATAAAGATTTACTTGACCCTATTTTAGACGAAAAAATTGATTTAGTTTTTGCTTGTGGGCCATTAATGGAAAATCTTTATCAAAAACTTCCCCTATCTTTACAAGGAGGTTATAGCAAAGACAGCAAAAATCTTATTCCTGATTTAATAAAAAATATTCAATCGGATGATATTATTTTAATAAAAGGATCATTAGGAAGCAAAATGGCGCCGATAGTCCAAGCATTAAAAGAACTAGGAAAGGGGTTATAA
- a CDS encoding UDP-N-acetylmuramoyl-L-alanyl-D-glutamate--2,6-diaminopimelate ligase, whose amino-acid sequence MYLKQLVSFKTNLHLHNPHLNIKGVTTDSRKVKKDFLFAALSGSKTDGNLYIHDALNRGASAIITRPQSDIEIPPHIEKIEDPNPHKLFSQIAAYFYNERPEFIVGITGTNGKTSTADFIRQLWAHKHIESGSVGTLGVITNHHYEYGSLTTPSPEDLYKILQDLKLQNITHVALEASSHGLHQYRLDGLLFKAAGFTNLTRDHLDYHKDMASYQEAKARLFKDLLEENAPAVLNIDDPAFDYFKNICQKNKRTVITYGKHATDIQLIDQKLTAQGQQLSLKIFDQKIDTFFPVAGNFQIYNLLCALGLVIGTGTKVADALSAIPTLKSVPGRIELVGQLNNQASIYIDYAHTPDALETILKALRPHTDKQLIVVFGCGGNRDRGKRPQMGSIADRLADKVIVTDDNPRHENPNHIRKEILAACKKGIEIANREQAIYKAINMLHSQDILVIAGKGHETGQIVGNTVHPFDDKVIANQAILEKNKGNINVT is encoded by the coding sequence ATGTACCTTAAACAACTTGTTTCTTTTAAAACAAATTTACACTTACATAATCCACATTTAAATATTAAGGGCGTCACAACAGATTCACGTAAAGTAAAAAAGGATTTTCTGTTTGCAGCTCTTAGCGGTTCTAAAACCGATGGTAATCTCTATATCCATGATGCTCTTAATCGTGGTGCAAGTGCAATTATTACACGACCCCAAAGTGATATTGAGATACCACCCCATATTGAAAAAATTGAAGATCCTAATCCACACAAACTTTTTTCACAAATTGCGGCTTATTTTTACAATGAACGTCCTGAATTTATTGTTGGTATTACAGGGACGAATGGCAAAACATCTACGGCAGATTTTATAAGACAATTATGGGCACATAAACATATCGAATCTGGCAGCGTTGGGACTTTAGGTGTTATCACAAATCATCATTACGAATATGGATCATTAACCACCCCTTCCCCTGAAGATCTTTATAAAATTTTACAAGATTTAAAATTACAAAATATTACCCATGTCGCCTTAGAAGCATCAAGCCATGGGTTGCATCAATATCGTTTAGATGGGTTGTTATTTAAAGCCGCAGGGTTTACAAATTTGACCAGGGATCATCTTGATTATCATAAAGATATGGCTTCTTATCAAGAAGCCAAAGCTCGTTTATTTAAAGATTTATTAGAAGAAAACGCCCCTGCTGTTTTAAATATAGATGATCCTGCTTTTGATTATTTTAAAAATATATGTCAAAAAAATAAACGTACTGTCATTACCTATGGAAAACATGCAACAGATATTCAACTTATTGATCAAAAATTAACTGCTCAAGGTCAACAATTATCTTTAAAAATATTTGATCAAAAAATTGATACTTTTTTTCCAGTAGCAGGAAATTTTCAGATTTATAATCTTTTATGTGCGTTAGGACTTGTTATAGGGACAGGTACCAAAGTTGCAGATGCCCTATCCGCTATACCAACTTTAAAAAGTGTTCCTGGTAGAATAGAACTTGTGGGACAATTAAATAATCAAGCATCTATTTATATTGATTATGCCCACACACCTGACGCATTAGAGACAATTTTAAAGGCTTTACGTCCTCATACAGATAAACAGCTTATTGTCGTATTTGGTTGTGGTGGTAATCGTGACCGCGGTAAGCGGCCCCAGATGGGATCTATCGCAGATAGACTAGCAGATAAAGTTATCGTAACAGACGATAATCCGCGTCATGAAAATCCAAACCATATCCGCAAAGAAATTTTAGCAGCATGTAAAAAAGGTATAGAAATTGCAAATAGAGAACAGGCTATTTATAAAGCTATAAATATGCTTCATAGCCAAGATATTTTAGTTATTGCAGGTAAAGGTCATGAGACAGGCCAAATCGTTGGGAATACTGTTCATCCTTTTGATGATAAAGTAATTGCCAATCAAGCAATCCTAGAAAAAAACAAAGGAAATATCAATGTCACATGA
- a CDS encoding penicillin-binding protein 2, with the protein MKISSNKMAYPSYIHHRLTIDPLDIQIQRQLEISRTRLLVISAIFAIGFLTIGLRLVNVTLANSTDDLQKITHTIRNEPTNKYRADILDRNGIVVATSLPTASLYANPKQILNVNESIKKILEILPELNVKEINSKLTQDRNFVWIKRNLTPRQHYAINRLGLPGFYFKEEEHRVYPQGSLLAHIVGYTDIDNHGLAGLERAFDQKLNEEKNSIRLSLDTRLQYIMRDELAKTIKNFSAQGGVGIILDTTSHEVLSLVSLPDFDPNAPEQAPSENRFNRASLGVYEMGSTLKIFNTAMVLDKGIVSLNDVFDTSTPIVIDKFTIHDDHPQNRSLSVNEIFAYSSNIGSAKMALQAGAKTQYDFFSHLGLLKPLISELPEMGRPIFPKEWRPINMMTMAYGHGIAITPLHLINGVANIIGDGNDRNLTFILSEDSKNNQNSLSQIVKADTSEKIRNLMKSVVDMGTGKKAQTYGYNIGGKTGTANKQQGHGYDKESRISSFIGAFPIEQPRYTILIMVDEPKGNEASDNYATGGWVAAPTFNRVVSRIAPLLGILPNYTLPNTPNSLRISSVE; encoded by the coding sequence ATGAAAATTTCTTCTAATAAAATGGCGTATCCTTCTTATATCCATCATAGATTAACTATTGATCCTTTGGATATACAAATACAACGGCAATTAGAAATAAGTCGTACACGTTTATTAGTCATTAGCGCCATTTTTGCCATCGGTTTTTTAACTATTGGCTTAAGGCTTGTTAATGTTACGTTGGCAAACAGTACGGATGACTTGCAAAAAATTACTCATACCATAAGAAATGAACCGACCAATAAATATAGAGCTGATATTCTTGACCGTAATGGCATTGTTGTTGCAACAAGTTTACCTACAGCATCTCTTTATGCAAACCCAAAACAAATATTAAATGTTAATGAATCAATTAAAAAAATTTTAGAAATTTTGCCTGAATTAAATGTTAAAGAAATTAACAGTAAATTAACCCAAGACCGTAATTTTGTTTGGATCAAAAGAAATCTTACACCTCGCCAACATTATGCAATTAATAGGTTAGGATTACCCGGTTTTTACTTTAAAGAAGAAGAACACCGTGTTTATCCCCAGGGATCTTTACTTGCCCATATCGTTGGATATACAGATATTGATAATCATGGTCTTGCTGGTTTAGAGCGAGCTTTTGATCAAAAATTGAATGAAGAAAAAAATTCCATTCGACTATCTTTAGATACGCGTCTTCAATATATTATGCGCGATGAACTAGCAAAAACAATCAAGAATTTTAGTGCACAAGGTGGGGTTGGTATCATTTTGGATACCACATCACATGAAGTGCTTTCTTTAGTATCTCTACCTGATTTTGACCCTAATGCACCAGAACAAGCCCCAAGTGAAAACCGTTTTAATCGTGCAAGTTTGGGTGTTTATGAAATGGGTTCAACTTTAAAAATTTTTAATACAGCTATGGTATTAGATAAAGGGATTGTATCATTAAATGATGTTTTTGATACAAGTACACCTATAGTTATAGATAAATTTACTATTCATGACGATCATCCTCAAAATCGTTCTTTATCTGTAAATGAAATTTTTGCTTATTCTTCTAATATAGGTTCTGCAAAAATGGCATTACAGGCAGGTGCTAAAACACAATATGATTTTTTTAGTCATTTAGGTTTATTAAAACCCTTAATAAGTGAGTTACCTGAAATGGGTCGCCCTATTTTCCCTAAAGAATGGCGACCTATTAATATGATGACTATGGCTTATGGTCACGGGATTGCCATTACACCTTTGCATCTTATTAATGGTGTCGCCAATATTATTGGTGATGGTAATGATCGCAACCTTACTTTTATTTTATCTGAAGATTCTAAAAATAATCAGAATAGTTTATCCCAGATTGTTAAAGCTGATACTTCTGAGAAAATAAGAAATTTAATGAAATCTGTAGTTGATATGGGAACTGGAAAAAAAGCACAGACTTATGGCTATAATATTGGTGGAAAAACTGGAACTGCCAATAAACAACAAGGGCATGGGTACGACAAAGAATCACGTATTTCATCTTTTATTGGTGCATTTCCTATTGAGCAACCACGCTATACCATTTTAATTATGGTCGACGAGCCTAAAGGTAATGAAGCATCTGATAATTATGCAACTGGTGGGTGGGTTGCGGCCCCTACTTTTAATAGGGTGGTATCTCGTATAGCCCCACTGTTAGGTATTTTACCTAATTATACATTACCTAATACACCCAACTCATTACGTATTAGTTCGGTGGAGTAA
- the rsmH gene encoding 16S rRNA (cytosine(1402)-N(4))-methyltransferase RsmH: protein MLHIPVLLKEVIAGLLPKDNGFYIDGTFGNGGYSCAILEAANCHVLAIDRDPEAIKNGQSIVQRYAGRLSLIKGRFSDMFKILQTQQKSCADGITLDLGVSSMQLDQAERGFSFQKDGPLDMRMEKFGPKASDLINTMPEEELANIIFEYGEEHKSRQIARAIVQARQENKILRTEELANIIRKTLRPYSSPNSKIDLATRTFQAIRIYINDEMNELEKGLDAAEQILCPYGRLAVVSFHSLEDRKVKKFLRQRSDNQTYVNRHTPETLPSFKKTFRLLSKKAITASLNEIRINPRARSAKLRLGEKLPPSLNRVNSHD from the coding sequence ATGCTTCATATTCCTGTATTACTTAAAGAAGTTATTGCGGGGTTACTTCCCAAAGATAATGGTTTTTATATTGATGGAACATTTGGTAATGGGGGATATTCTTGTGCCATTTTAGAAGCTGCAAATTGTCATGTGCTTGCCATTGATCGTGATCCAGAGGCCATCAAAAACGGACAATCTATTGTTCAACGTTATGCAGGACGATTATCGCTCATTAAAGGACGATTTAGCGATATGTTCAAGATTCTTCAAACTCAACAAAAATCTTGTGCTGATGGTATAACTTTGGATTTAGGCGTTTCATCCATGCAACTTGATCAAGCTGAGCGTGGATTTTCTTTTCAAAAAGATGGTCCACTTGATATGCGTATGGAAAAATTTGGGCCAAAAGCTTCTGATCTTATTAACACAATGCCCGAAGAAGAACTTGCCAACATTATATTTGAATATGGTGAAGAACATAAATCAAGACAAATTGCAAGGGCTATCGTGCAAGCAAGACAAGAAAATAAAATTTTACGCACTGAAGAACTAGCTAACATCATACGTAAAACTTTACGCCCCTACTCTTCCCCAAATTCTAAAATAGATTTGGCAACAAGAACTTTTCAAGCTATACGAATTTATATTAACGATGAAATGAACGAATTAGAAAAAGGATTAGATGCGGCCGAACAAATATTATGCCCTTATGGCAGGTTGGCTGTAGTTAGTTTTCATTCTTTAGAAGATAGAAAAGTAAAAAAATTCTTACGACAACGAAGTGATAATCAAACATATGTCAACAGACATACACCAGAAACATTACCCTCTTTTAAAAAAACTTTTAGACTTCTCTCTAAAAAAGCAATTACAGCAAGTTTAAATGAAATAAGAATAAATCCGCGAGCTCGTTCTGCTAAACTTAGACTTGGGGAAAAATTACCACCATCCTTAAATAGGGTAAATTCTCATGACTAA
- a CDS encoding division/cell wall cluster transcriptional repressor MraZ, translated as MGLFIDTFFNKIDRKGRVSVPALYRSILASQSFQGIIAFPSFKHPAIVCAGIDWFEKLNTNLTHVNLFSDAHDDFTATLFADAKQLSFDSEGRIIIPESLIQHALLKDVFAFVGRGQIFEIWQPEILEKHKSQARKRALDKGHTLTQSFEQDKK; from the coding sequence ATGGGGTTATTTATTGATACATTTTTTAATAAGATTGATCGTAAAGGTCGTGTATCTGTTCCCGCCCTGTACCGTTCTATATTAGCCTCTCAATCTTTTCAGGGGATTATTGCTTTTCCGTCTTTTAAACATCCAGCCATTGTATGCGCAGGAATAGATTGGTTTGAAAAATTAAATACCAATCTTACCCATGTAAATCTTTTTTCTGACGCACATGATGATTTTACTGCAACTTTGTTTGCTGATGCAAAACAGCTTTCTTTTGATAGTGAAGGTAGAATTATTATTCCAGAAAGTCTTATTCAACATGCTCTTCTTAAAGATGTTTTTGCTTTTGTGGGACGTGGCCAAATATTCGAAATATGGCAACCAGAAATATTAGAAAAACATAAAAGCCAAGCTAGAAAACGTGCCTTAGACAAAGGACATACTTTAACCCAATCATTTGAACAGGATAAGAAATAA
- a CDS encoding N-acetylmuramoyl-L-alanine amidase, which translates to MYPDLIFHPSPNFNSRPIGQTINILLIHYTGMQNGSVALDRMCDPQSKVSAHYMIEENGDIFALVEEKNRAWHAGIGGWQNEDNINNCSIGIELVNPGHKFGYRPFQEKQMISLINLAKKILARHPIPPRHVLGHSDIAPLRKEDPGELFDWKRLADNGIGLYPDDTFIHKDKNLYEWKNDIYQLKCNLRKFGYILGINSIYDDELKAVITAFQRHFHPHICDGLWNEECQNKLINLLMQIN; encoded by the coding sequence ATGTATCCTGATCTTATTTTTCACCCTTCCCCGAACTTTAATTCAAGACCTATAGGCCAAACTATTAATATTTTGCTTATCCATTATACTGGTATGCAAAATGGTTCTGTTGCGTTGGATCGTATGTGTGATCCTCAATCCAAAGTTAGTGCCCATTATATGATTGAAGAAAATGGAGATATTTTTGCGCTGGTTGAGGAAAAAAACCGTGCATGGCATGCAGGTATAGGTGGTTGGCAGAACGAAGATAATATTAATAACTGTTCAATAGGTATTGAATTAGTTAATCCTGGACATAAATTTGGCTATAGGCCCTTTCAAGAAAAACAAATGATATCTTTAATTAATTTAGCTAAAAAAATTCTAGCCAGACATCCTATACCCCCACGCCATGTTTTAGGTCATTCAGATATTGCTCCCTTACGTAAAGAAGATCCAGGTGAACTTTTCGATTGGAAAAGGCTCGCAGACAATGGTATTGGCTTATATCCTGATGATACATTTATACATAAAGATAAAAATTTATATGAATGGAAAAATGATATATATCAATTAAAATGTAATTTAAGAAAATTTGGATATATTTTGGGAATTAACTCTATATATGATGATGAACTTAAAGCGGTTATTACAGCTTTTCAAAGACATTTTCACCCTCATATATGTGATGGTCTGTGGAACGAAGAATGTCAAAATAAATTGATTAATTTACTTATGCAAATAAATTGA
- a CDS encoding EamA family transporter gives MSSKLSFFHFITLLSVSLVWGANFAVAKIGMINFPPIAFLTLRFIGVAFVLIPFTRIPREYFLKIFFLSFTLCLIHFGFLYAGIKQLDVATSSIVVQLQVPIAALLSKFYFKENLTLKNILGMLLAFLGIGIIVGEPKLQGNILPIIFVIIAATAWAFSNIQMKDIGQHVDPMTLNCWIAAFASPQLALASFFFEHNQLNAILQSDYKLWLALIYQILFATLLGYGLWYSMIKIYSVNKVMPFTFLIPFFSVLSGIIFLNEKLTLNIILGAICILTGIALIIFYSHKVNTVQ, from the coding sequence TTGTCATCAAAACTTTCTTTTTTTCATTTTATTACTTTATTATCGGTATCATTAGTTTGGGGCGCAAATTTTGCTGTTGCAAAAATTGGAATGATAAATTTTCCCCCTATAGCTTTTCTAACATTACGTTTTATAGGTGTAGCTTTTGTTCTTATTCCTTTTACGAGAATACCGAGAGAATATTTTCTAAAAATTTTCTTTCTTTCTTTTACCTTATGTCTTATTCATTTCGGATTTTTATATGCTGGTATTAAACAATTAGATGTTGCAACTTCATCCATTGTTGTCCAGCTTCAAGTTCCAATAGCTGCTTTACTTTCTAAATTTTATTTTAAAGAAAATTTAACTTTAAAAAATATTTTGGGTATGCTTTTAGCTTTTTTGGGTATTGGAATTATTGTTGGAGAGCCCAAATTACAAGGTAATATTTTACCTATTATTTTTGTTATTATTGCTGCAACTGCTTGGGCATTTTCTAATATTCAAATGAAAGATATCGGCCAACATGTTGACCCCATGACTTTAAATTGTTGGATTGCTGCATTTGCGTCACCCCAACTAGCTTTAGCATCATTTTTCTTTGAACATAATCAACTTAATGCCATTCTACAAAGTGATTATAAATTATGGCTTGCCCTTATCTATCAAATATTATTTGCTACCTTATTGGGGTATGGACTATGGTACAGTATGATAAAAATTTATTCTGTTAACAAAGTTATGCCTTTTACTTTTCTTATTCCTTTTTTTTCTGTTCTTTCAGGAATTATTTTTTTAAACGAAAAATTAACATTAAATATTATTCTTGGTGCTATATGTATACTAACAGGCATAGCTTTAATCATATTTTATAGCCATAAGGTTAATACTGTTCAATAA
- a CDS encoding biotin transporter BioY, producing the protein MIYTQTVSTTLLNTLWPSQSIQKTILVAFLTSMIFWLSAKVQVMLVPVPVTLQGYAVLVSAALLGRRLAFLAVLTYLIEGALGLPVFAGTPEKGIGLAYMVGPTGGYLLGFLIAATIVGWFADHSWDRNWFKSLIMMSVGQAIIFTLGLIWLSQFLGWQGALTHGFMPFWKIDLTKMILAVSTPPLIWSIFSFFKKKTP; encoded by the coding sequence ATGATTTATACACAAACTGTTTCAACTACCCTGCTCAATACTCTTTGGCCATCCCAGAGTATTCAAAAAACAATTCTTGTTGCTTTTTTGACGTCAATGATATTTTGGCTTTCTGCAAAAGTTCAAGTTATGCTTGTGCCTGTTCCTGTTACTTTACAAGGATATGCCGTTTTAGTAAGTGCCGCTTTATTAGGCCGCCGTTTAGCTTTTTTAGCTGTTTTAACATATCTTATTGAAGGTGCTTTAGGCTTACCTGTATTTGCAGGTACACCTGAAAAAGGTATTGGCTTAGCCTATATGGTTGGCCCAACTGGTGGATATTTATTAGGTTTTTTGATTGCAGCTACGATAGTGGGGTGGTTTGCAGACCATAGTTGGGACCGCAATTGGTTTAAATCATTAATTATGATGTCTGTTGGACAAGCTATTATTTTTACCTTAGGGCTTATCTGGTTGTCCCAATTCTTGGGTTGGCAGGGTGCTTTAACCCACGGTTTCATGCCTTTTTGGAAAATCGATTTAACCAAAATGATCCTTGCGGTTTCTACACCACCTTTAATTTGGTCAATCTTTTCTTTTTTCAAAAAGAAAACACCGTAA
- a CDS encoding VOC family protein, protein MIEINGIAHIILTVSNFELCVPFYEKMLPFLGMTQIFLEDGYLYYVGGRTAIGIRRASPEYQKDHFIQSRIGLHHFCLRARDKKQVDLFYEFLCTLNTKIIHPPEEGNWAPGYYSVLFEDPDGIRIEMNYVPGKGLLELNN, encoded by the coding sequence ATGATTGAGATTAATGGTATAGCACATATCATATTAACGGTAAGTAATTTTGAACTTTGTGTACCGTTTTATGAAAAGATGCTACCTTTTTTAGGCATGACACAAATTTTTCTTGAAGACGGGTATTTATATTATGTTGGCGGCAGAACAGCCATAGGGATAAGACGTGCTAGCCCCGAATATCAAAAGGACCACTTTATTCAATCACGCATAGGATTACATCATTTTTGTTTGAGAGCACGCGATAAAAAACAAGTTGATCTTTTTTATGAATTCCTTTGTACCTTAAATACAAAAATTATCCATCCCCCAGAAGAGGGAAATTGGGCACCAGGTTATTATTCAGTTTTATTTGAAGATCCAGATGGAATACGTATTGAAATGAATTATGTTCCAGGTAAGGGGCTTTTGGAATTGAATAATTAA
- a CDS encoding amino acid ABC transporter permease — protein MDFNILVFLGICIICLVLTLRYISRPGQIILTWASLTVLLIIFFISFNLSYNFIFKKIGYLIYVGLTTTLYVSIISIILACILGLILALGKLAQNGILYAFSTFYISFFRGTPLLLQVYLIYLGLPQINIVLPAIIAGIISLSLGYAAYMAEIFRSGIQNIPKGQWEAAQSLGFNSYITFIKIIMPQSMRLIIPPIGSQFISMLKDSSLVSVLGVWELMFVAKSQGRSEFKNLEMLITAAFIYWFVSLIFELLQAKSEKYFSRENFYFKNKK, from the coding sequence ATGGATTTCAATATATTAGTTTTCCTTGGGATATGTATTATTTGCCTTGTTTTAACTTTAAGGTATATATCTCGTCCAGGACAAATCATTCTTACGTGGGCTAGCCTTACAGTATTACTTATAATTTTTTTCATTAGCTTTAATCTTAGCTATAATTTTATTTTTAAAAAAATTGGGTATCTTATTTATGTTGGATTAACAACTACATTATACGTTTCTATTATTTCTATTATTTTAGCATGCATCCTAGGATTAATTTTAGCGCTAGGTAAACTAGCCCAAAACGGTATTTTGTATGCTTTTTCAACTTTTTATATCTCTTTTTTTAGAGGCACCCCTCTTTTGCTTCAAGTATATCTTATTTATCTGGGATTACCCCAAATTAATATTGTATTACCTGCAATAATTGCAGGCATTATCTCTTTAAGTTTAGGGTATGCAGCTTATATGGCAGAAATATTTAGATCTGGTATACAAAACATACCCAAAGGCCAGTGGGAAGCAGCACAAAGTTTGGGATTTAATTCTTATATAACTTTTATAAAAATAATTATGCCTCAGTCGATGCGTTTAATTATTCCACCTATTGGGAGCCAATTTATTTCTATGCTTAAGGATAGTTCGCTTGTATCTGTGTTAGGTGTCTGGGAATTGATGTTTGTAGCTAAAAGCCAAGGGAGATCAGAATTTAAAAATCTTGAGATGCTTATTACAGCTGCTTTTATTTATTGGTTTGTTTCTTTAATATTTGAACTTCTTCAAGCAAAATCAGAAAAATATTTTAGCAGAGAAAATTTTTATTTTAAAAATAAAAAATAA